One Panicum virgatum strain AP13 chromosome 9K, P.virgatum_v5, whole genome shotgun sequence genomic region harbors:
- the LOC120652985 gene encoding disease resistance protein RPS2-like, whose amino-acid sequence MELQLAAVLGSLALGGAVLVLFFGKWWQPLADTDRRVKELADAVEALLRQRAEVLGHDTSPASDPVRAWLRRVQEAQDELASIKERHDGGQLYVVRLLQYLFLPTGPVAGLAEQQLKAVRALREQGAAILEAALATPQEPPPLLCDPEELRDLPAEAGPARAYLNEALRFLGDRDAALGFWGAGGVGKTTALKLVREVCGRVARFDHVLLVAASRDCTVAKLQREVVSVLGLRDAPTEQAQAAGILSFLRDKSFLLLLDGVWERLDLERVGIPQPLGMANGKVRKVIVASRSEALCADMGCRSKIKMECFNEEDAWRLFEANVGGDAIHRHTEILTLARQVAAECKGLPLALVTVGRAMSNKRTADEWADALDALKPSQLSTTPGSDKSTHALVKFCYDNLESDTARDCFLTCALWPEDHNISKDELVQSWIGLGLLPDLAGDIDEAHRFGHSVIAILVAARLLEAGDNHRYNMFPSDTHVRLHDVVRDAALRFAPGKWLVRAGAGLREPPREEALWRGARRVSLMHNSIEDAPAKAGSALAEAQPTSLMLQCNRALPKRMLQAIQHFTKLTYLDLEDTGIQDAFPMEICCLVNLEYLNLSKNRILSLPVELGNLSQLKYFYLRDNYYIQITIPPGLVSRLGKLQVLEVFTASIVSVADDYVSPVIDDLESSGARVASLGIWLDTTRDVERLARLAPGVRARSLHLRKLDGTRALPLLSAEHTPELGGVQESLRELVVYSSDVEEIVADAHVPGLEVIKFGFLTKLRAMAWSLAAASNLREVAMGACHSLTHLTWVQHLPCLESLNLSGCNGLMRLLGGAEDGGSAAEEVVLFPRLRLLALLGLPKLEAVRVEGECAFPELRRVQTRGCPRLKRIPLRPARGQQGTVRIECDKHWWNALQWAGEDAKACFVPVL is encoded by the exons ATGGagctgcagctcgccgccgtgctcggCTCGCTCGCTCTCGGCGGCGCGGTGCTGGTGCTCTTCTTCGGCAAGTGGTGGCAGCCGCTGGCCGACACCGACCGGCGCGTCAAGGAGCTGGCCGACGCGGTGGAGGCCCTGCTGCGGCAGCGGGCGGAGGTGCTGGGCCACGACACGTCGCCGGCGTCGGACCCCGTGCGCGCGTGGCTGCGACGCGTGCAGGAGGCGCAGGACGAGCTGGCGTCCATCAAGGAGCGCCACGACGGCGGGCAGCTCTACGTGGTCCGCCTGCTGCAGTACCTCTTCCTCCCCACGGGCCCCGTCGCGGGGCTGGCCGAGCAGCAGCTCAAGGCGGTGCGCGCGCTGCGGGAGCAGGGCGCGGCGATCCTCGAGGCCGCGCTGGCCACGCcgcaggagccgccgccgctgctctgcgACCCGGAGGAGCTGCGGGACCTCCCCGCGGAGGCGGGGCCCGCGAGGGCCTACCTCAACGAGGCGCTCCGCTTCCTCGGCGACCGCGACGCCGCGCTCGGCTtctggggcgccggcggcgtgggcaAGACCACGGCGCTGAAGCTGGTGCGCGAGGTGTGCGGCCGCGTCGCGCGCTTCGACCACGTCCTGCTCGTCGCGGCCTCCAGGGACTGCACGGTGGCCAAGCTCCAGAGGGAGGTGGTGTCCGTGCTCGGGCTGCGGGACGCGCCCACGGAGCAGGCGCAGGCCGCGGGGATCCTGAGCTTCCTGAGGGACAAGAGCTTCCTGCTCCTGCTGGACGGCGTGTGGGAGCGCCTGGACCTGGAGAGGGTCGGCATCCCGCAGCCGCTCGGCATGGCAAACGGCAAGGTCAGGAAGGTCATAGTGGCGTCGAGGAGCGAGGCGCTGTGCGCCGACATGGGCTGCCGCAGCAAGATCAAGATGGAGTGCTTCAACGAGGAGGATGCGTGGAGACTTTTTGAGGCCAACGTCGGCGGGGACGCCATCCATCGCCACACGGAAATACTCACACTTGCGAGACAG GTGGCAGCAGAATGCAAGGGCTTGCCTCTGGCCCTCGTCACCGTCGGCCGCGCCATGTCAAATAAGCGCACAGCAGATGAGTGGGCTGATGCACTCGACGCCCTCAAGCCGTCCCAGCTCTCGACCACGCCCGGCTCAGACAAGAGCACGCACGCTCTGGTGAAGTTCTGCTACGACAACCTGGAGAGCGACACGGCGAGGGATTGCTTCCTGACCTGCGCGCTCTGGCCCGAGGATCACAACATCTCCAAGGACGAGCTGGTGCAGAGCTGGATCGGGCTCGGCCTGCTCCCCGATCTCGCCGGCGACATCGACGAGGCGCACCGGTTCGGGCACTCGGTGATCGCCATCCTGGTGGCCGCGCGCCTCCTGGAGGCGGGGGACAACCACCGGTACAACATGTTCCCGTCCGACACGCACGTCAGGCTCCACGACGTTGTGCGCGACGCGGCGCTCCGGTTCGCGCCCGGCAAGTGGCTggtccgcgccggcgccgggctcAGGGAGCCCCCGCGCGAGGAGGCGCtgtggcgcggcgcgcggcgcgtgtCCCTGATGCACAACAGCATCGAGGACGCGCCGGCCAAGGCGGGCAGCGCCCTCGCGGAGGCGCAGCCGACGTCGCTGATGCTCCAGTGCAACCGCGCCCTCCCGAAGAGGATGCTCCAGGCGATCCAGCATTTCACGAAGCTCACGTACCTGGACCTCGAGGACACCGGCATCCAAGACGCCTTCCCCATGGAGATCTGCTGCCTGGTCAACCTGGAGTACCTCAACCTATCCAAGAACAGGATCCTGTCGCTGCCGGTGGAGCTTGGCAACCTGAGCCAGCTCAAGTACTTCTACCTGCGCGACAACTACTACATCCAGATCACGATCCCGCCGGGGCTGGTCTCGCGGCTCGGGAAGCTGCAGGTCCTGGAGGTGTTCACCGCGAGCATCGTCTCCGTCGCGGACGACTACGTCTCGCCGGTCATCGACGACCTAGagagcagcggcgcgcgcgtggCGTCGCTCGGCATCTGGCTGGACACCACCCGCGACGTGGAGCGGCTCGCGCGGCTGGCGcctggcgtgcgcgcccggtcTCTCCACCTGCGCAAGCTGGACGGCACGCGCGCACTGCCGCTGCTGTCCGCGGAGCACAcgccggagctcggcggcgtgcAGGAGAGCCTGCGGGAGCTGGTGGTCTACTCGTCCGACGTCGAGGAGATCGTGGCCGACGCGCACGTGCCCGGGCTGGAGGTCATCAAGTTTGGGTTCCTCACGAAGCTGCGCGCCATGGCGtggtccctcgccgccgcgtccaACCTCCGCGAGGTGGCCATGGGCGCGTGCCACTCCCTGACGCACCTGACGTGGGTGCAGCACCTCCCCTGCCTGGAGTCTCTGAACCTCAGCGGGTGCAACGGGCTGATGAGGCTGCTGGGCGGCGCCGAggacggcggcagcgcggcggaggaggtggtccTGTTCCCGAGGCTGAGGCTGCTGGCGCTGCTGGGGCTGCCCAAGCTGGAGGCCGTCCGCGTGGAGGGGGAGTGCGCGTTCCCGGAGCTGCGGCGCGTGCAGACGAGGGGGTGCCCGCGGCTGAAGAGGATCCCGctgcggccggcgcgcgggcaGCAGGGCACCGTGCGGATCGAGTGCGACAAGCACTGGTGGAACGCGCTGCAGTGGGCGGGCGAGGACGCCAAGGCCTGCTTCGTCCCCGTGCTCTGA
- the LOC120652990 gene encoding ubiquitin-fold modifier-conjugating enzyme 1 codes for MEGWDKGTKSTVGEIPLLTTRAGPRDGEAWRQRLKEEYRALIAYTSVNKAKDNDWFRIAAANPEGTRWEGTCWYVHNLRRYEFPLQFDIPVAYPQVAPEIELPTLDGKTHKMYRGGKICLTVHFKPLWAKNCPRFGIAHALCLGLAPWLAAEVPILVDSGMVKHKDDEAAPAEASASAAPSS; via the exons ATGGAGGGTTGGGACAAGGGGACGAAGAGTACGGTGGGTGAGATCCCGCTGCTGACGACGCGGGCGGGGCCGCGGGACGGCGAGGCGTGGCGGCAGCGGCTCAAGGAGGAGTACCGCGCGCTGATCGCCTACACGTCGGTGAACAAGGCCAAGGACAACGACTGGTtccgcatcgccgccgccaacccGGAGGGCACCCGCTGGGAGGGCACCTGCTGGTACGTCCACAACCTCCGCCGCTACGAGTTCCCGCTCCAGTTCGACATCCCCGTCGCCTACCCCCAGGTCGCCCCCGAGATCGAGCTCCCCACCCTCGACGGCAAGACCCACAAG ATGTACAGGGGAGGGAAGATCTGCCTCACCGTGCACTTCAAGCCGCTGTGGGCTAAGAACTGCCCGAGGTTCGGGATCGCGCACGCGCTGTGCCTTGGCCTCGCGCCGTGGCTCGCGGCGGAGGTCCCGATCCTGGTCGACTCGGGCATGGTGAAGCACAAGGATGACGAGGCGGCTCCTGCCGAGGCATCTGCTTCTGCTGCTCCATCTTCCTAG
- the LOC120652986 gene encoding probable mitochondrial import inner membrane translocase subunit TIM21 has product MASRIARLLQHRRLLATAAEASARHAPRAPCAGSAISKDVAKAEASCLKNSRWYMTRSNTSGPLTTHDECRKAFPSFIRPSASYSTKASDQNPKQEGKDLSTTEHPFDDITYNIPEKPVTFTEGASYSLVILAGLGIAALAGYAVFKELIFEPKEYKIFGKALARIQSDSQVTGRIGHPITGYGQETRNRAARQRIPNKIWTDEDGVEHVEVNFLIRGPHGAGKVYSEMFKDNSDRTWKFTYLVVEIVSPQHAKTQLMLESYLPA; this is encoded by the exons ATGGCCTCCCGGATTGCGAGGCTGctccagcaccgccgcctcctcgccaccGCAGCGGAGGCGTCCgcccgccacgcgccccgcgCTCCCTGCGCAGGCTCCGCCATCTCCAAG GATGTTGCTAAGGCTGAAG CTTCATGTTTGAAAAACTCAAGGTGGTACATGACCAGGTCAAACACTTCAGGTCCTTTGACCACTCATGATGAGTGCCGCAAAGCATTTCCTTCTTTCATAAGGCCATCTGCATCTTATTCCACAAAAGCTTCGGACCAGAATCCAAAACAG GAGGGAAAAGACTTGTCAACTACAGAACATCCCTTTGATGATATTACCTACAATATACCTGAGAAGCCAGTGACATTTACTGAAGGTGCTTCTTACAGTCTTGTAATACTTGCTGGACTTGGAATTGCAGCTCTGGCTGGATATGCTGTGTTCAAAGAACTTATATTTGAACCAAAAGA GTACAAGATATTTGGGAAAGCTCTAGCAAGAATTCAGAGTGATAGCCAG GTCACGGGAAGAATTGGCCACCCTATTACTGGATATGGCCAGGAAACTAGAAACCGTGCAGCTCGGCAACGAATTCCAAATAAGATTTGGACAGACGAGGATGGTGTTGAACATGTAGAG gtgaactttctcatccgTGGGCCACATGGAGCAGGAAAGGTGTACTCAGAGATGTTCAAAGATAATTCTGACCGGACATGGAAGTTCACATATCTTGTTGTTGAAATCGTGTCTCCACAACATGCAAAAACACAACTGATGTTAGAATCTTACTTACCAGCGTAA
- the LOC120652988 gene encoding uncharacterized protein LOC120652988: MSYDQILSPLFGAGRSAWRAAGGGDAVTRQILKCTRWQLEETTDFVTCPYHYYCDSSYPGDYSAAVGFLVAAFAAYCFLSTLAFTVLDLVRGTGGGAPAAGVRGIKRKYLLPSGPFLLPLVLLALAKGQRINAVFPLAQLGPALLLLLQASALAFRNEADGDVRYAVLEASTVSGVLHASLYLDAVVLPYYTGLEALRWSRFSGECASCLCRMEPLVVGGTAVQYRGLSKTALAIIFALCSRMVCRIYGEERLSAWTRSALEAVGWVFVAADAVYLVGWVATEGGGVGVAAYSLVAGLVFLSVFGKVYRFLAWVETRQSQWKSSLCHSVV; the protein is encoded by the coding sequence ATGTCCTATGATCAGATACTCTCGCCGCTCTTCGGTGCCGGGCGGTCGGCGTGgagagcggccggcggcggcgacgccgtgaCGAGGCAGATACTCAAGTGCACGCGATGGCAGCTCGAGGAGACCACCGACTTCGTCACCTGCCCCTACCACTACTACTGCGACAGCTCCTACCCGGGCGACTactccgccgccgtcgggttCCTCGTCGCCGCCTTCGCCGCGTACTGCTTCCTCTCCACGCTCGCCTTCACCGTCCTCGACCTGGTGcggggcaccggcggcggcgcgccggcggccggcgtccgGGGCATCAAGAGGAAGTACCTGCTCCCCTCGGGCCCGTTCCTCCTCCCCCTGGTGCTGCTCGCCCTCGCCAAGGGGCAGCGCATCAACGCCGTGTTCCCGCTCGCGCAGCTCGGCCCggcattgctgctgctgctgcaggcgtCGGCGCTGGCGTTCCGGAACGAGGCCGACGGCGACGTCCGGTACGCGGTGCTGGAGGCGTCCACCGTGTCCGGGGTGCTGCACGCCAGCCTCTACCTGGACGCCGTCGTGCTGCCCTACTACACGGGGCTCGAGGCGCTCCGGTGGTCGCGCTTCTCCGGGGAGTGCGCGTCGTGCCTGTGCCGGATGGAGCCCCTCGTCGTCGGCGGCACGGCGGTGCAGTACCGGGGCCTGTCCAAGACGGCGCTGGCGATCATCTTCGCGCTCTGCTCCAGGATGGTGTGCCGCATCTACGGCGAGGAGCGGCTCAGCGCGTGGACGCGGTCGGCGCTGGAGGCCGTGGGCTGGGTGTTCGTGGCCGCCGACGCGGTCTACCTCGTCGGGTGGGTGGccacggagggcggcggcgtcggggtggCGGCCTACAGCCTGGTCGCCGGGCTGGTGTTCCTGAGCGTCTTCGGCAAGGTGTACCGGTTCTTGGCGTGGGTTGAGACGAGGCAGTCGCAGTGGAAATCCAGCCTCTGCCACAGCGTTGTTTGA
- the LOC120652987 gene encoding protein MOS2-like — protein MEKEKKLSFSISSSKQRPPKPPSRPAAAADDDDAGPRSASAPAQQFVTEFDPSQTLAASGAPRAVIAPLPNSGNFLTHRPRKPSSLPTPEEEAALAAESGGGGASFVLDTSNAPDDPSSNIPYGLTLRNGATEAAAAKESEKASPPAPPPAPPAAADAAPAGDLMLRRYKEDMASLPDHRGIDEFNEMPVEGFGAALLAGYGWTEGKGIGRNNKTGDTKVIEYDRRAGTQGLGYNPSEADPRKTRSGDWIVGEKKASENGSAKKRDRDSRDRVDDSDSSARKKRSGEQRAEKEARGKERNGRDSREGTSNGNDTRSKAIRWLQSHIRVRVVSEKLSKRLYLMKGKVVDVVGPTTCDIMMDDGSLVQGVEQDMLETVLPRTNGRVLVLYGKQKGMYGHLVEKNSEEEIGLVEDADTKDIVRIRYDQMAEYTGDPELLGY, from the coding sequence atggagaaggagaagaagctctcgttctccatctcctcctccaaGCAGCGGCCGCCCAAGCCTCCCTCacgccccgcggccgccgcggacgaCGATGACGCCGGCCCCCGCTCCGCGTCCGCCCCGGCCCAGCAGTTCGTCACCGAGTTCGACCcgtcccaaaccctagccgcctccGGTGCGCCGCGCGCCGTCATCGCGCCGCTCCCCAACTCCGGCAACTTCCTCACCCACCGCCCCCGCAAGCCGTCCTCGCTCCCCACccccgaggaggaggccgccctcgccgcggaATCCGGCGGCGGGGGGGCCTCGTTCGTGCTCGACACCTCCAACGCCCCCGACGACCCATCATCCAACATCCCCTACGGCCTCACCCTCCGCAACGGCGCCACCGAGGCCGCCGCTGCCAAGGAATCGGAGAAGGCGTCACCACCGGCACCGCCTCCGGCTCCTCCAGCCGCAGCTGatgccgccccggccggcgatCTCATGCTACGGCGGTACAAGGAGGACATGGCTAGCCTTCCAGACCACCGTGGCATCGACGAGTTCAACGAGATGCCTGTGGAGGGATTCGGCGCGGCGCTCCTGGCTGGATACGGCTGGACAGAGGGTAAGGGCATTGGTAGGAACAATAAAACGGGGGATACCAAGGTTATTGAGTACGACCGCCGTGCTGGTACTCAGGGGTTAGGCTACAACCCGTCCGAGGCTGACCCTCGCAAGACTCGCTCTGGCGACTGGATTGTTGGCGAGAAGAAGGCATCGGAGAATGGGTCTGCGAAGAAGAGGGACAGAGATAGTAGAGATAGGGTGGATGATAGTGATTCTAGTGCCCGGAAGAAGAGATCAGGTGAGCAAAGGGCTGAGAAGGAGGCCCGTGGAAAGGAGAGGAATGGACGAGATAGCCGAGAAGGCACAAGTAATGGCAATGATACTCGTAGCAAGGCCATCCGGTGGTTACAGAGCCATATCAGGGTTCGCGTAGTTAGCGAGAAGTTGAGTAAGAGGCTGTACTTGATGAAGGGTAAGGTCGTGGATGTAGTGGGACCAACAACATGTGACATTATGATGGATGATGGATCACTGGTGCAGGGGGTGGAACAGGATATGCTTGAAACAGTACTTCCACGGACAAACGGGCGAGTGCTCGTGCTCTATGGGAAGCAGAAGGGTATGTATGGGCACCTGGTTGAGAAGAATTCTGAAGAGGAGATTGGACTGGTGGAGGATGCAGATACAAAAGATATAGTGCGAATTAGATATGACCAGATGGCAGAATACACTGGAGACCCAGAGCTGCTTGGCTACTGA